Part of the Oncorhynchus tshawytscha isolate Ot180627B linkage group LG23, Otsh_v2.0, whole genome shotgun sequence genome, TGGTCAAGCTGAAGACAGAGAACACAGATAATCATCGTTAGATGTCATTTCTTAAATGGATTTAGATAATAATTCACTCAATAGAAAAGTCAGCTGCTGAAATGGATCATGCACAGGCTACAGTATATCTTTATCATTAAAGCTCAAGCAGCAGAACTGACAGACCTAGACGACAGACAGAGTGCCAATGTGATACTGACGTTCCATTTACAGATCTAGAACGAAGGTGATAACAAAATGCTAATTTGACAAAATGCGATTTAGTTCATTAGCTCAATCAAAAATGTACAGCTGTGGATTTTGCTGGACATGTTATGGTAATGTACAAGACACATTTCCTTATGATTTCAGCCCAGAGTTACCACAAAGGGATTGCTTAGCACAGGGGTTCCCATCTTTCTTTAAAGGTAGACTTCATAAGACCTACTGTGCCTCAGATGAGCATAGTTTCAGGGAGAAATAAACAAAGCTTTGTTTTAGCTGCATCTCAGCTATATATTTTCATGCTATTTCAGTCCTGGAGGCCAGAGTGACAGCCAGTGAGAGCCAGGTGGTGGAACTGAAGAAAGAGAATGCAGGTAATAAGGAGACTACTATGAATAAACATGATgtagcacctttttttttttgcatatgagATGTATGATTCTGTAAGTGAAGTTGTGAACTTGTCATTTTAAAAAGCTCTATGTCACATTGCTggtctcctcactctcttccaATTCACCAGTGGATACAGTTACTACTAgaagttgttgatccatcttcagttttctcataccacaaccattaaactctgtaactgttttaaaaatcACCATTGGTCTTaaagtgaaatccctgagcggtttccttttttaatctttttttttaaacctgtattTAActctgcaagtcagttaagaacaaattcttatttacaatgacggcctacaccggaatgagtccatgcaatttattatgcgATTTGTGAAGCACATtttgactcctgaacttatttaagcatgccataacaaaggggttgaatacttattgactcaagacatttcagctttacattttttattaattaaaaaccttttctacaaacaaaattccactttgacattatgcggtattgtgtgtaggtcagcgACACAATATctcaatttaataaatgtttaattcaggctatgacacaacaaaatgtggaataagtaaaggggtgtgaatactttctttagacactatatatacacacctattTCAATATTTATTTGACTTTCTTTACTTTCAGCCCCATGGGGAAGGGGTGGTATGGGGAGGGTTTTCTATGGTCGCCAGGGTGGGCGGTGGGTGACTGACGAGCAACCCTTGTTGCTAGGGGGGTGGGAGGCCCACTTCTTTTTTATTTTCCTGTTTATACTGAATTTACTATTTATTGTTAAACTCTGTATGTATTTCTTACAATTTTTTGTTGCTGTTGAGTGGCAGGTTACAAGGTTTTATAAACGTATACTTTTGAAATGGATAATGTACCTGTAATCCCCcccaacaataaataaataacaaacaaTTCTAATTTGGTCGGTCACAAAAAAACAGTAATGGTCGATATGTTCAGCAATGTTTATTTTCATGCTACTTCAGCCCTGGAGGCCAGAATGACAGCCAGTGAGAGCCAGGTGGACGAAGTGAAGAAAGAGAATGCAGGTAAAGCACTAATATAAACTTCACCCTCATGTATTCTGACAGTAAATAACACTTACAACTAATAAAGCATTCTACATTTTCCAACTGTCTGATCTTAGTCTTGGAGGCCAGAGTGACAGCCAGTGAGAGTCGGGTGGCGGAACTGAAGAAAGAGAATGCAGGTACAGTAAGATAAGCGATTTGGTGCAAACGTGTGTTTTTCTATTAATTTTCCGTTGATTACTTTCATACTACTTCAGCCCTGGAGGCCAGATTGACAGCCAGTGAGAGCCAGCTGAAGGATCTGAAGGGGAAGAATGCAGGTGACTAAAATGTTTTACTTGTAAGAACTACTACATACTGTGTATTCCTCACCTGAACATGATTCAGCTCATTTCAGGATATGAAAAGCAATGTGATGTAACAAAGCTACATCAGGGTTTATTGTTTTTATCATTAAAAAAATGATAGACCTGGAGGCCAGAGTGACAACCAGTGAGAACCAGGTGGAAGACTTGAAGAAAGAGATTGCAGGTGAACGAGATGTTTTAAAAAAGATATATTGAGTTAACTTTCTCAATAGAAACAACAACATATTGAATATTGCCTATTACATAAGGATGTTACATATTGTCTACTATGTTTATATGATTCCAGGCCAAGCAGCACTAATGTTATCCTTGGGAAGCCGACTAACAGCCCTTCAGAGCCAGATGGCAGAACTGAAGAAAGAGAATGCAGGTAATAATTAATTGTGTTCTGATGAACTATTGAGTTAATAGTTTGCTcaatagaagaaaaaaataatcaCCGTTCTGGATAATGCCTTTTGCCTCTTTACTAGATTTCTATAATTCCAGATCAAGCAGCACAGCTGTCAGCCCTGGAGAACATAGTGACAGCCAGTGAGAGCCAGGTGGCAGAGCTGATGGCCAAAAATGCAGGTGACTAAAATGTTTTACTTATCAGAGCTAATGCATGTACGCTTCACCTGCACATGATTCAGCTAATGTTAGGATGTAATCAAGCAAAGCGACATTACAAAGCTACATCACAGTTGATTGTTTTCTTGTATGCCATATTTTCTAGCCCTGGAGGCCAGAGTGACAGTCAGTGAGAGTCATGTGGCAGAACTGAAGGGAAAGAACGCAGGTGACTATTTATCTTTACTTATAAGAACTACCACATATTAGGTCTCACTTTAACATGATTCCGTTTATTTCAGGATATTATAAAGCTACATCTTGGTTTAACCTTTTATATCATACATTTTGTTCCTGCATAAACTATTTTCTAGCCCTGGAGGCCAGAGTGACAGCCAGtgagagacaggtggaggagcTGGAGAAAGAGAATGCAGGTAATGATTACATGTGAATTGAAAATAATTCAGTTAATAATTAATTGCCTAGAAAGATTAACAACTTTGGATATTGACTCATATGATTAAAGACCAAGCAGCACAACTGTTATCCTTGGGAAGCAGAGTGACAACCCTTCAGAGCCAGGTGGCAGAACTGAAGAAAGAGAATGCAGGTGACTCAAATGTTTCACTTATAAGAAGGACTACATGTATTCATCACCTGCACATAATAAGATTCCGCTCATTTCAAGATATGAAAAACCAAAGTGATGTAACAAAGCTACATAATTTTCAAAATAAATGATTTTCTTGCATAAATGATCTCCTAGCCCTGGAGGCCAGAGTAACAGCCAGTGAGAACCAGGTGGCAGAACTGATGGGAAAGAATACAGGtggcatttcttttttttttaacgtaTAAGTGCTACTACATGTGTGCCTCACCTGAACATGATTCAGCTAATGTTAGGAcgtgataaagcaaagcaatgtaaCAAAGCTACATCACAGTTGATTGTTTTCTTGTATGCATTATTTTCTAGCCCTGGAGGCCAGAGTGACAGTCAGTGAGAGTCATGTGGCAGAACTGAAGGCGAAGAACGCAGGTGAcgctatacactatatatacaaaagtatgtggacaccccttcaaattagtggatttggctatttcagccgcaccgttgctgacaggtgtataaaatcgagcacaccgccatgcaatctccatagacaaacattggcagtagaatggccttactgatgaACTcactgactttcaatgtggcaccgtcataggatgccacctttccaacaagaaaGTTTGTCAAATttgtgccctgctagagctgccccgggcaactgtaagttctgttattgtgaagtggaaacgtctaggagcaacaacggttcagctgccaagtggtaggccatacaagctcacagaatggggccgcttagtgctgaagcatgtagcgtataaaaatcatctgtccttggttgcagcactcactactgagttccaaactgcctctggaagcaacgccagcacaggaactgttagtcgggagcttcatgaaatgggtttccgtggccaaacagctgcacacaagcctaagatcaccatgcacagtgccaagcgttggctggaggggtgtaaagctcgccaccattggactctggagcagtggaaacatgttctctcgacaaatgaatcacgcttcaccatctggcagtccaacggacgaatctgggtttggcggatgccaggagtatgctacctgccccaatgaatAATGTCGACTGTACAGTTTGGTGGAAGAggtataatggtctggggcagtttttcatggttcgagctagATCTAGTGAAattaaatcttaacgctacatcatacaattacattctagatgattctgtgcttccaactttgtgacaacagtttggggaaggccctttcctgtttcagcatgacaatgcccatgtGCCCAAAGCAAGGTCCAAACAGAAATATTttttcgagatcggtgtggaagaacttgactggcctgcacagagccctgacctcaacccatcgaacaccttcaggatgaattggaacgccgactgtgagccaggcctaatcacccaatgtcattgcccgacctcactaatgctcttgctgctgaatggaagcaagtccctgcagcaatgctctaacatctagtggaaagccttcccagaagagtggaggctgttatagcagtaaagggtggaacaactccatattaatgcccatgattttggaatgagatgttcaatgagcaggtgtccacatacctttggcaaTGTAGTGCATCTTTACTTATAAGAACTACCACATATAGGTCTCAATTTAACATGATTCAGCTTATTTCAGGATATGATAAGGCTACATCTTggtttaacattttttaaatcataaaTTATGACAAAACAAACTATTTTCTAGCCCTGGAGGCCAGAGTGACAGCCAGtgagagacaggtggaggagcTGGAGAAAGAGAATGCAGGTAATGATTACATGTGAATTGAAAATAATTCAGTTAATAATTAATTGCCTAGAAAGATGAACAACTTTGGATATTGACTCATATGATTCAAGACCAAGTAGCTGAACTGTTATCCTTGGGGAGCAGAGTGACAACCCTTCAGAGCCAGGTGGCAGAACTGAAGAAACACAATGCAGGTAACAAGAAGTGTTTTGAAAAACTATTGAGTTAATAATTTACTCAATAGAAAAAAGCACAGCTCTGGATATTGTTTATTGCCTCTCTACAATGTTTATATAATTTCAGCCCAAGCAGTAGAACTGTCAGACTTGAAAAACAGATTGACAACCAGTGAGAGTCAGGTAGCTGAACTGAAGAAAGTAAATGCAGGTAAGATATATTGTGCAAAAGTGTGTGTTTAATAACCATTTTTACTGTTAATTATTTTTATACTATTTCAGCCCTGGACACCAGATTGACAGCCAGCGAAAGGCAGGTGGCAGAACTGAAGAAAGAGAATGCAGGTGACTCAAATGTTTCACTTCTAAGAAGGACTACATGTATTCATCACCTGCACATAATAACCTTCAGCTCATTTCAAGATATTAAAAAAACAAAGCGATGTAACAAAACTACATCATGGCTTATCATTGTCATCATAAATGATGTTCTTGCATAAATGATCTTTTAGCCCTGGAGGCCAGAGTGACAGTCAGTGAGAGTCATGTGGCCGAACTGGAGAAAAATAATGCAGGTAATGATGATCAGCAATTAGCTATGACAAATATTTAGTCAAATAAGTCACTGGAAACATGAACATTTCTGGAAATTCACTTGTGTTAGCCTTGAGGACCAGAGTGACAGCCAATGAGAGCAAGCTGGAGGAACTGAAGAAAGAGAATGCAGGTAATAATGAACTTAGAAAAAATAAATCATTTGTTCAATAGAAGAAAGAGGAAAAATCACAGCTCTGGATATTGTCTATTGCCTCTCTAAAATATTTATATAATTTCAGCCCAAGCAGCAGAACTGTCAGACTTGAAGAACAGAGTGACAACCAGTGAGAGCCAGGTGGCAGAGTTGAAGAACAGAGTGACAACCAGTGAGAGCCAGGTGGCAGAGTTGAAGAACAGAGTGACAACCAGTGAGAGCCAGGTGGCAGAGTTGAAGAACAGAGTGACAACCAGTGAGAGCCAGGTGGCAGAGTTGAAGAACAGAGTGACAACCAGTGAGAGCCAGGTGGCAGAGTTGAAGAAAGAGAATGCAGGTAATGAGTAGTACATTTTTTAAGAAGATGATGAACACCTCTGGATATTGACATGATTCCAACCCAAGGAGCAGAACTGTTAGCCTTGGGGTCAGAGTGACAACCAGTGAGAGGCAAGTAGCGGAGTTGGAGAAAGAGAACACATGTAACTATGCTGCACTAATAAGAGCTTGGCTACAATCACTCTCCTGGACCGCTGACTGATCTAATTGATCTAATCAGGATGTATCTAAGCACAGCAATGACAACAAAGCTACCTCAGAGTATGAGTTTATTAAGATATTATTCTCTTGCTATTTTAGCCCTGGAGGCAAGATTGAGTGTCGCAGAGAGCCAGGTGGAGGAACTGAGGCTAGGTAAGAACAGATCAATTCAATCAAACCCACAGTATAGTATgaaatgaatacattttagacATTACGGTGGACTTGATCAAATTCATTCTCATGTATTCGCAGACAGAAGACAGGTGGCCTTTTCTGTTGGTTTGACGGACTCAGGATATGTGGGACCCTTTCAAACTGAGATCACTCTGGTCTATGAAAAAATCTTCACCAACATCGGCAACGGTTACGACACAAACTCTGGTACAGCTTACGCCGACAATACTACAGATGAAACTTACACCGTAACAATACTACAGGTTCACCCACACAGCAATACATCTACAACTCAGAGAAAGGtataaacataaacacacaatCTCCATGCTCACGTGtccaccacaggaggctgctgaggggaggacggctcataacatTGTCTGGAATGgcgtgaatggaatggtatgtgtttgatgtgttcgatACCATTCACTTTAGTCCGTTCCAgtcattactatgagcctgtcctacccaattaaggtgccactggACGCCTGTGGTGCCCACAGGGGCCAGCTACTGGCACAGACCCCAACCACTAACAGGCTGCTACAGTGCCTAAGAGAGACGGATAGTGCTGATCTCTCCCTGTTTCCCCTCTGATACAGGTATGTTCTCAGCACCAGTGAGAGGAGTCTACTACTTCACATTCACCTCCATGGGTCGAGAGCCTGGACAGAAAATGGGTGTTTACTTGGTCAAAAATGGAGAGCAAATGATATACAACGTCCAGGACAACTTCCATGGTGGTTATGAGTACATGACAGGCGCCGTGGCTCTGGAGCTAGAGAAAGATGACCTGGTGTACTTAAGGCTTCCTAAGGGCTGGGGGCTGTATGATGACAACTACAACCACATTGTCTTTACTGGCATCCTGCTCTTCACCACCAACCCTGCTATTGGCCGACTCCACTagtccctctccatcctcctacaGTCTTCAATAAACATGGAATGAGTGACTTTGTCCTGTCATCATTAAAGCACATTCCTCAGTAATCATCACAAACATAAGCCAGACGGTAGATGACACCCCATTACCCTATTTTATTATGAGAAGAACTGAGCTACATCAATGTTAGATTGGGTCAGCACACTTTGATCTACCTGGGCTGTAACTTCACAAAAGCATTTATGCCATTGTTTCTAAAACATTGAAGACCAATACAGGTTAATAAATATAGAACATCAGTGCATGAGTACAGGGTCGTGTCCAGTCTCCGCAGGAGGTGTGGTTGTGTTACCTGTAGGCCCAGGGGGTTGAGGCTGGTGTTGCTCCGGCAGCTGATTGGTCCGTCTGTTAGAACCTCCAGAGCGTAGAGCAGGTGTTCGTCACGGAAACGAGAGGGCCAGCCCACCTGGAGCTCCGCCTCCCGGATACTACTGGGACCTGAGTTATGGAGCTGAGAGAgtaagaggggaaaagagaggagagagagagatgagaggaagagaggagtagagagaggagatggagagagagagagtgagagcgagagagtatgAGAACACCAATCCACTCAGCTTAGCCCCTTTCCACACACTCATTAATTCTGAAGGTGATGATGGTGAGTCACCCAAACAGGACATGGTCTCAGTGCTCCAGGAAGGAATTCTCGGAGAGAGAAACTCTGGCCGACCTAACTATAACCAGCTGGACAGACTGCAGGACAGGAGCACTGCAGCCCCAAACCCTGTAGACATCCAGCAGATGTCCCCCTTCACTGCCTCttcaacaacacacacatacacacacaaacgtatGTCTGATCCCCCTCTTATTCCCCCCATCTCTTCCTTTATGACAGTAATTACCACTGTTCAGGAGGCCTTTGATCAGACAGCAGCCAGTACTTACAGGTCTACTGcttttactgtgtgtgtatgtacctcgTAGATGTGTGTGACCTGGGGTCCTACGTCATCCTCTTTGACCGGATTCTCTTTGGGCTCCCAATGCGGAAACGGAAGAACCACCTGAGAGGGATGACACAccctggaaagggagagagagagagagaggcagagagagagagatgggagagagaaagaaagaaagaaaaagaggagtgatagagaaagaaagagaagagaagagagagagtatgagaacAAATGATATGGAGAACAAATGATTTACAACGTCCAGGACAACTTAGGGGGTGAACACCAAGCCACTCGCCACTCCGCTGCCAAACACAACTTACCCAATGCCGGTTGGACCTTAAACTCCCGCCCTCcagtccccagtccccaacaCCCACAGCCCCCCCCACAGAtcactgtctgtttgtgtgtacaACATCCGTAGACCCAGCCAAGTCACTCTGGGGTCCAGgctttgaagtgtgtgtgtgtgtgtggggggggaatagtaaaacaaggaacattcGGACAAGTGGGGACtgacaaggaaaaaggctattttaggcttggGAGTTAAAGGTTACAATTAGCATTAGGGGTTAGGCTTaaggtttagttttagggttaggggttaagcttagcgttaaggttggggttaggttaacggttagggaaaataggagtTTGAGTGGgaatcaatgttttgttccccacaaggatagtaaatcaaacatgtgtgtgtgtgtgtgtgtgtgtgtatgcaagcgcatgtgtgtatgtgtgtgcaggcatgtgtgtgtgtgtgtgtgtgtgtgtgtgtgtgtgtgtgtgtgtgtgtgtgtgtgtgtgtgtgtgtgtgtgtgtgatagtagtAGCATAGTAGCACTAGCACTGGCTGTGCATGATTagcatacacagactaacatacacatagatgattaacatacacagactaacatacacatagatgattaacatacacagactaacatacacatagatgattagcatacacagactaacatacacatagatgattaacatacacagactaacatacacagaTGATTAatatacacagactaacatacacatagatgattaacatacacagactaacatacacatagatgattagcatacacagactaacatacacatagatgattaacatacacagactaacatacacatagatgattaatatacacaacatacacatagatgattaacTAACAGACTAACATACATAGATGATTAATATAACATACAGATGATTAACTAACAGACTAACATacatagatgattaacatacacagactaacatacacatagatgattaacatacacagactaacatacacatagatgattaacatacacagactaacatacacatagatgattaacatacacagactaacatacacatagatgattaccatacacagactaacatacacatagatgattaacatataacatacacatagatgattaaccatacacagactaacatacacatagatacacataatgatacacagactaacatacacatagatgattaccatacactaacatacacatagactaacatacacatagatgattaatatacacagactaacatacacatagatgattaacatacacagactaacatacacatagatgattaacatacacagactaacatacacatagatgattaacatacacagactaacatacacatagatgattaacatacacagactaacatacacatagatgattaacatacacagacttAATAGATGATTAACATAACATACACATGATtactaacatacacatagatgattaacatacacagactaacatacacatgattagatgAACCACACTgaacatacacagactaacatacacaaTTAGAAATACAGCAAACTAGATGATTAACATATGAACCACACTGTCTCAAACCTACATGGCATGAGACAAAGAGATACACTGTATGAcaacagagtgcatcaaacagaGCAAAGATATTCTACTGTCACAGGGTTAGCGAAAAGATCAACCAGAACAGAGATGTGTCACTCACCCCCTCAGGTCTAGCTGAGCTctggcagagatggagagagacagactgactgggTTGCTCTTGGAGCTGTCTTTGTTTGAACTGGAAGATAAGAGGCACACGAGTCAGTAAAGATGTTTGGATGTAATGTCTGCACCATGGCGATGTATGCTGGCGATGTATGGTGGcaatgtatggtgtgtgtgtgcatgcgcgcgtGTGTGAGTAAATTAGTGAGTGACCATGTGTTTGTGACGAGGTGAACAGTCAATGTTTTGTCTCGTCTGTTTTCCTCCGGTCATCTGTCTCGACGCTCTTTGTTTGGGAAAGCCACAGAAATACTCCGAATTCTGACAGAGGTTCCTTTTTACAGTTATGTGTGTCACAGCtcttcagcagtgtgtgtgtgtgtgtgtgtgtgtgtgtgtgtgtgtgtgtgtgtgtgtgtctgtcacctgTGGATCTGTAGGTCAAAGTCAATGTGAGGACCGGCATCATCCAGCCTTTGGACAGCAAACCTTAAACCTACAGAtacctggagacagagacagtgagaccgagagagagggacagagagacaaagggggagggacagagacagagagtcagagagagagggacagagacagagagtcagagagagagggacagagacagagagtcagagtcagagggacagagggacaaagggagagggacagagagacaaagagagagggacagagagtcagagagaaagggacagagggacaaagggagagggacagagagacaaagagagagagacagagagtcagagagagagggacagagggacaaagggagagggacagagatagagagtcagagagagagggacagagggacaaagggggagggacagagacagagtcagagagagacgaaTCAAAGTCTATGTCAGTGACATCTGTAAGTGTTCAGTTAAAGCGAGCAGCCTTCTAACCCCATGTAGGGTTTCCCTTTGTGAAAACTAACCAGAACCTGGCCATGGTGTGTGTATCTGGGTTACGtatctgtattgtgtgtgtgtgtctcatttgGAGGATCAGTACAGATCTGTGGGCTGAGACAGACCAGATCCTTTCCCCTCTAGACCCCAGTTAAACCCTCCTCTACCCTTGCTTAACTCACACCACGTGGAGGGCTTAGTTCATAACCATGAGTATGATAATGGCTTCTTGTGTTTGTGTAATAATGTTCTCATGAACAACATGTTAGACACTAGTCAATGCCGGAAACTCTTAAAACACTCGCTAAAACTACAAGGGAGAAGCCTGAGGGTGGAAACTCATTAGGACTCCAAAGTCAGAGACTTTATTGCACatcagagagagaatcagaaCAACTCAACAGAGACGACGAAAGACCAAATGGGTCTAAATCACT contains:
- the LOC112222826 gene encoding paramyosin isoform X5 is translated as MRGVVAMLVLMFYLSGAWAEGESKGGMDQIDQNILFTTIDAVWDELNHLRLMLNNTKKRVEKLENKNTVLEARVTASESQVVELKKENAVLEARVTASESRVAELKKENAALEARLTASESQLKDLKGKNADLEARVTTSENQVEDLKKEIAGQAALMLSLGSRLTALQSQMAELKKENADQAAQLSALENIVTASESQVAELMAKNAALEARVTVSESHVAELKGKNAALEARVTASERQVEELEKENADQAAQLLSLGSRVTTLQSQVAELKKENAALEARVTASENQVAELMGKNTALEARVTVSESHVAELKAKNAALEARVTASERQVEELEKENADQVAELLSLGSRVTTLQSQVAELKKHNAAQAVELSDLKNRLTTSESQVAELKKVNAALDTRLTASERQVAELKKENAALEARVTVSESHVAELEKNNAALRTRVTANESKLEELKKENAAQAAELSDLKNRVTTSESQVAELKNRVTTSESQVAELKNRVTTSESQVAELKNRVTTSESQVAELKNRVTTSESQVAELKKENAALEARLSVAESQVEELRLDRRQVAFSVGLTDSGYVGPFQTEITLVYEKIFTNIGNGYDTNSGMFSAPVRGVYYFTFTSMGREPGQKMGVYLVKNGEQMIYNVQDNFHGGYEYMTGAVALELEKDDLVYLRLPKGWGLYDDNYNHIVFTGILLFTTNPAIGRLH
- the LOC112222826 gene encoding paramyosin isoform X20, which gives rise to MRGVVAMLVLMFYLSGAWAEGESKGGMDQIDQNILFTTIDAVWDELNHLRLMLNNTKKRVEKLENKNTVLEARVTASESQVVELKKENAALEARMTASESQVDEVKKENAVLEARVTASESRVAELKKENAALEARLTASESQLKDLKGKNADLEARVTTSENQVEDLKKEIAGQAALMLSLGSRLTALQSQMAELKKENADQAAQLSALENIVTASESQVAELMAKNAALEARVTVSESHVAELKGKNAALEARVTASERQVEELEKENADQAAQLLSLGSRVTTLQSQVAELKKENAALEARVTASENQVAELMGKNTALEARVTVSESHVAELKAKNAALEARVTASERQVEELEKENADQVAELLSLGSRVTTLQSQVAELKKHNAAQAVELSDLKNRLTTSESQVAELKKVNAALDTRLTASERQVAELKKENAALEARLSVAESQVEELRLDRRQVAFSVGLTDSGYVGPFQTEITLVYEKIFTNIGNGYDTNSGMFSAPVRGVYYFTFTSMGREPGQKMGVYLVKNGEQMIYNVQDNFHGGYEYMTGAVALELEKDDLVYLRLPKGWGLYDDNYNHIVFTGILLFTTNPAIGRLH
- the LOC112222826 gene encoding girdin isoform X19, producing the protein MRGVVAMLVLMFYLSGAWAEGESKGGMDQIDQNILFTTIDAVWDELNHLRLMLNNTKKRVEKLENKNTVLEARVTASESQVVELKKENAVLEARVTASESRVAELKKENAALEARVTVSESHVAELKGKNAALEARVTASERQVEELEKENADQAAQLLSLGSRVTTLQSQVAELKKENAALEARVTASENQVAELMGKNTALEARVTVSESHVAELKAKNAALEARVTASERQVEELEKENADQVAELLSLGSRVTTLQSQVAELKKHNAAQAVELSDLKNRLTTSESQVAELKKVNAALDTRLTASERQVAELKKENAALEARVTVSESHVAELEKNNAALRTRVTANESKLEELKKENAAQAAELSDLKNRVTTSESQVAELKNRVTTSESQVAELKNRVTTSESQVAELKNRVTTSESQVAELKNRVTTSESQVAELKKENAALEARLSVAESQVEELRLDRRQVAFSVGLTDSGYVGPFQTEITLVYEKIFTNIGNGYDTNSGMFSAPVRGVYYFTFTSMGREPGQKMGVYLVKNGEQMIYNVQDNFHGGYEYMTGAVALELEKDDLVYLRLPKGWGLYDDNYNHIVFTGILLFTTNPAIGRLH
- the LOC112222826 gene encoding girdin isoform X23, which gives rise to MRGVVAMLVLMFYLSGAWAEGESKGGMDQIDQNILFTTIDAVWDELNHLRLMLNNTKKRVEKLENKNTVLEARVTASESQVVELKKENAVLEARVTASESRVAELKKENAALEARVTASERQVEELEKENADQAAQLLSLGSRVTTLQSQVAELKKENAALEARVTASENQVAELMGKNTALEARVTVSESHVAELKAKNAALEARVTASERQVEELEKENADQVAELLSLGSRVTTLQSQVAELKKHNAAQAVELSDLKNRLTTSESQVAELKKVNAALDTRLTASERQVAELKKENAALEARVTVSESHVAELEKNNAALRTRVTANESKLEELKKENAAQAAELSDLKNRVTTSESQVAELKNRVTTSESQVAELKNRVTTSESQVAELKNRVTTSESQVAELKNRVTTSESQVAELKKENAALEARLSVAESQVEELRLDRRQVAFSVGLTDSGYVGPFQTEITLVYEKIFTNIGNGYDTNSGMFSAPVRGVYYFTFTSMGREPGQKMGVYLVKNGEQMIYNVQDNFHGGYEYMTGAVALELEKDDLVYLRLPKGWGLYDDNYNHIVFTGILLFTTNPAIGRLH